In Colwellia sp. PAMC 20917, a single genomic region encodes these proteins:
- the pabC gene encoding aminodeoxychorismate lyase, with amino-acid sequence MYYQSVNGQVEQHLSINNRGLAYGDGVFTTAKVLDGKVERLASHIERLTMSCKTLNIPLPDMNKVIIELMAVAERYTLSVAKVIITAGDGGRGYSRQGCQTSNVIITFHPFPEHYANMQQQGLHLGVSSLKLGISPLLSGIKHLNRLEQVLVRQEVDNRAEDDLLVLNYFDNIVEASAANVFWLKNNVWYTPELKESGVEGLMRNHILQTTGNYCKIEIVNVKLAALVNIQAMFICNSVMGIMPVRQFQHQKLALMPCRDMAKFIEDIC; translated from the coding sequence ATGTATTATCAAAGTGTTAATGGTCAAGTAGAGCAACACCTTTCAATCAATAATCGCGGCTTAGCTTATGGTGACGGCGTTTTTACTACTGCGAAAGTGCTTGATGGTAAAGTTGAACGATTAGCGTCTCACATTGAACGATTAACCATGAGCTGTAAAACGCTCAATATTCCCTTGCCAGATATGAATAAAGTCATTATTGAATTAATGGCTGTAGCAGAGCGTTATACTTTGTCTGTAGCAAAAGTGATTATAACGGCAGGTGATGGTGGGCGAGGATATTCTCGACAAGGCTGCCAAACAAGTAACGTTATTATTACTTTTCACCCTTTTCCTGAACATTATGCAAACATGCAACAACAAGGTCTTCATTTGGGCGTATCTTCATTGAAGTTAGGTATTAGCCCTTTACTCTCAGGGATAAAACACCTTAATCGTCTTGAGCAGGTGCTTGTTCGCCAGGAAGTCGATAACCGAGCAGAAGATGATTTATTAGTACTAAATTATTTTGATAATATTGTTGAAGCAAGTGCGGCGAATGTCTTTTGGCTGAAAAATAATGTTTGGTACACACCAGAACTAAAAGAGTCAGGTGTCGAAGGGTTAATGCGTAATCATATCTTACAGACTACGGGTAATTATTGTAAAATTGAGATCGTTAACGTAAAACTTGCTGCGCTTGTTAATATCCAAGCGATGTTTATTTGCAACAGTGTTATGGGTATTATGCCGGTTAGACAATTTCAACATCAAAAATTAGCATTAATGCCTTGTCGTGATATGGCTAAGTTTATTGAGGATATTTGCTAA
- the mltG gene encoding endolytic transglycosylase MltG, with protein sequence MKKIKIIFAVSFFTVVMLSASLVAYTFYQMKQPLNISSTQLLTIKDGTSFSRFSEQLIKNGWLNTRFWMRNYVRLKPEYANIKAGTYQINKDVSGEVLLAQLVAGKEHQFTVTFIEGTTFKEWLVQLSETDNLVHTLQQTSVADIASKLNIEHVNPEGLFYPETYAFTAGTTDIELLKRAQQQMSVELNLAWQNRAEPLPYKNKYQALIMASIIEKESGKNAEHGIISSVFFNRLNKKMRLQTDPTVIYGLGERYQGDIKYRHLREKTPYNTYRINGLPPTPIAMPGKSAIHAALNPLTTDYLYFVSNGKGQHIFSTNLKDHNAAVKKYQLN encoded by the coding sequence ATGAAAAAAATTAAGATAATATTTGCTGTGTCGTTTTTCACGGTGGTGATGTTAAGCGCCTCTTTAGTTGCCTATACCTTTTATCAAATGAAACAGCCGCTCAATATTTCATCCACCCAACTATTAACCATTAAAGACGGTACCTCGTTTAGTCGATTTTCAGAACAACTGATCAAAAATGGCTGGCTCAATACGCGCTTTTGGATGCGTAATTATGTTCGACTTAAGCCCGAGTATGCGAATATAAAAGCGGGCACTTATCAAATTAATAAAGACGTTTCTGGCGAGGTTTTGTTGGCGCAATTAGTTGCCGGTAAAGAGCATCAATTTACCGTGACTTTTATTGAAGGAACAACCTTTAAGGAGTGGTTAGTGCAGTTGAGTGAAACGGATAACCTAGTGCATACGCTTCAGCAAACTTCGGTGGCTGATATCGCGAGTAAACTCAATATTGAACACGTTAATCCCGAAGGGCTGTTCTACCCAGAAACTTACGCGTTTACTGCCGGTACTACCGATATAGAACTGTTAAAACGTGCTCAACAACAAATGTCCGTTGAATTAAATCTAGCGTGGCAAAATCGCGCCGAACCTTTACCTTATAAAAATAAGTATCAAGCGTTGATCATGGCATCGATAATTGAGAAAGAAAGTGGCAAAAATGCCGAGCATGGCATTATTTCATCGGTATTTTTTAACCGTTTAAACAAAAAGATGCGCCTGCAAACTGACCCAACCGTTATTTACGGTTTAGGTGAACGTTACCAAGGAGACATCAAATATCGTCACTTGCGCGAGAAAACACCGTATAATACTTACCGAATTAATGGTTTGCCACCTACACCTATCGCTATGCCTGGTAAAAGTGCCATACATGCCGCGTTAAACCCATTAACAACAGATTATTTATATTTTGTCAGTAATGGCAAAGGTCAGCATATCTTTTCAACTAATTTAAAAGATCATAATGCGGCAGTAAAAAAATATCAGTTGAACTAA
- the tmk gene encoding dTMP kinase has product MNKGQFIVIEGIEGAGKSSAISVVKKILTEHGIDFINTREPGGTPLAESLRDIVKSADHQEILTQETELLLMYASRSQLMANRILPALEKGQWVIGDRHDLSSRAYQGGGRQFNDELMDTIAQVTLKGFKPQLTLYLDISPELGLARAQARGALDRIELEKIEFFHRVRNKYLEIALADETIKIIDASAPMPVVHNNIRLAVNEFLKSH; this is encoded by the coding sequence ATGAATAAAGGTCAATTTATCGTCATTGAAGGTATTGAAGGGGCAGGAAAATCTTCAGCTATTTCAGTGGTTAAAAAAATACTCACCGAGCATGGTATTGATTTTATTAATACTCGAGAGCCGGGAGGCACTCCTTTAGCGGAGTCATTGCGCGATATCGTGAAATCTGCCGATCACCAAGAAATATTGACACAAGAAACTGAATTATTATTGATGTACGCTAGCCGCAGTCAGCTAATGGCGAATCGAATTCTTCCGGCATTAGAAAAAGGTCAATGGGTCATCGGTGACCGCCATGATTTAAGCTCAAGGGCTTATCAAGGGGGGGGCAGACAATTTAACGATGAACTTATGGACACGATTGCCCAAGTGACCTTAAAAGGCTTTAAGCCGCAGTTAACACTCTATTTAGATATATCTCCTGAGCTAGGTTTAGCAAGAGCGCAAGCTCGAGGGGCATTAGATCGTATCGAATTAGAAAAAATAGAATTCTTTCATCGTGTCCGTAATAAGTATCTTGAAATTGCGTTAGCCGATGAAACGATTAAAATTATTGATGCCAGTGCGCCTATGCCTGTTGTACATAATAATATTCGCTTAGCGGTAAACGAATTTTTAAAAAGTCATTAA
- a CDS encoding PilZ domain-containing protein: protein MKQFSLEFLSDRELYQYYMPFVKNGGLFVRSTEQFNLGDEVTLEVTLPDSLEPSSVVGKVCWLTPTGAQNGTPAGIGVSFEEDNDNVRNQIEKLIGRLLSSSEPTLSM, encoded by the coding sequence ATGAAACAATTTAGCTTAGAATTTTTATCTGACAGAGAATTATATCAATACTATATGCCCTTTGTTAAAAATGGTGGGCTATTTGTTCGCAGTACAGAGCAATTTAATTTGGGCGATGAAGTAACACTTGAAGTCACCTTGCCTGACTCCCTAGAGCCATCAAGTGTTGTAGGCAAAGTATGCTGGTTAACGCCAACAGGTGCTCAAAATGGTACACCAGCGGGTATTGGTGTTAGTTTTGAAGAAGATAATGACAATGTACGTAATCAAATTGAAAAGTTGATAGGGCGCTTATTGAGCTCTTCAGAGCCAACATTATCAATGTAG
- a CDS encoding TatD family hydrolase, translating to MFIDSHCHLDRLDLTEFDGELDNVLKAAAAAQVDEILCVSVTLAEFPSMVEKTAKYDNVWLSCGAHPLNQDDLIDQEELARLSQTDKVIAIGETGLDYFYAPETKAVQLDSFRKHVRVANQLNKPLIIHTRDAQQDTLDILREENAANVGGILHCFTETWDMAEQAIDLGFYISFSGIVTFKNASELREVAKLVPDDRFLIETDAPYLAPVPHRGKQNQPAYVVDVAKFLASVRGQSVETIAELSTANFKRLFKLK from the coding sequence TTGTTTATAGATTCACATTGCCACTTAGATAGACTGGATTTAACCGAGTTTGATGGCGAGTTAGACAATGTTTTAAAAGCCGCCGCCGCCGCTCAAGTAGACGAGATTTTGTGTGTTAGCGTAACCTTAGCGGAATTTCCTAGCATGGTAGAAAAAACGGCTAAATATGATAATGTCTGGCTGTCGTGTGGCGCTCACCCACTAAATCAAGATGATTTAATTGACCAAGAAGAGCTTGCCCGCTTATCACAAACCGACAAAGTTATTGCGATTGGTGAAACTGGCTTAGACTATTTTTATGCCCCTGAAACTAAAGCGGTGCAGCTTGATTCTTTTCGCAAGCATGTCCGTGTGGCGAATCAATTAAATAAACCGCTAATTATTCATACTCGTGATGCTCAGCAAGATACCTTAGATATTCTTCGTGAAGAAAATGCCGCAAATGTTGGTGGTATTTTACATTGCTTTACCGAAACTTGGGATATGGCAGAGCAAGCGATTGACCTTGGTTTTTATATTTCATTTTCTGGTATCGTTACCTTTAAAAATGCCAGTGAATTACGTGAAGTTGCTAAACTTGTCCCCGATGATCGATTTTTAATTGAAACAGATGCACCTTACTTAGCGCCAGTTCCTCACCGAGGAAAGCAAAATCAACCCGCTTATGTAGTCGATGTCGCTAAATTTTTAGCCAGCGTTCGTGGTCAGTCAGTTGAAACGATAGCCGAGCTTTCAACGGCAAATTTCAAACGACTTTTTAAGCTAAAATAA
- a CDS encoding nucleoside recognition domain-containing protein, whose amino-acid sequence MLNRLWISFFFIAFGSALYQWFFLDNLLIFEELVQALFSMSKVTVNIAIGLIGILSFWLGMMKIAENAGLMDKLARAISPLFTRLMPGVPKGHPAIASMTMNLSANFLGLDNAATPLGLKAMQDLQQLNPQKDTATNAQILFLVLNTSSVTLFPVAVFVYRAQQGAASPTDVFVPIILATFASTFAGLLAVATVQKIKLYNSIILLYLSAAIALVGGLVVYFSMLTSQALAEQSSFLGNFLIFSTLIIFILAAVRKKVDVYDSFIEGAKEGFDTSIKLIPYLLAMLVAIGVFRASGALTLIVDSFRELVMFLGFDTRFVDAMPTALMQPLSGSGARAMMIETMKTHGADSFAGRLASIFQGSTETTFYVLAVYFGSVGIRYSRHAIACGLLADLAGITAAIAVCYWFFG is encoded by the coding sequence GTGTTAAATCGTTTGTGGATCAGTTTCTTTTTTATTGCTTTTGGCTCGGCGCTTTATCAATGGTTTTTTCTTGATAATCTTTTAATTTTTGAAGAACTCGTGCAAGCGCTTTTTTCAATGTCAAAAGTAACCGTTAATATTGCGATTGGCTTAATTGGTATTTTAAGCTTTTGGTTAGGCATGATGAAAATTGCTGAAAACGCCGGTTTAATGGATAAGCTTGCGCGCGCTATTTCGCCGTTATTCACCCGTTTAATGCCAGGCGTCCCTAAAGGTCATCCGGCTATTGCTTCAATGACGATGAACTTATCGGCTAACTTTTTAGGTTTAGATAATGCAGCAACGCCGCTTGGCTTAAAAGCCATGCAAGATCTTCAGCAATTAAACCCCCAAAAAGATACCGCGACCAATGCACAAATATTATTCCTGGTTTTAAATACCTCAAGCGTTACACTTTTTCCCGTTGCTGTGTTTGTTTATCGCGCTCAGCAGGGAGCTGCTAGCCCTACCGATGTTTTTGTCCCTATTATACTGGCAACGTTTGCTTCAACTTTCGCTGGCTTATTAGCGGTAGCCACAGTACAAAAAATTAAGCTGTATAACTCAATTATTTTACTCTATTTATCTGCAGCGATTGCTTTAGTAGGAGGCTTAGTGGTGTATTTCTCGATGCTGACCTCACAAGCACTTGCCGAACAGTCGTCATTTTTAGGCAATTTTTTAATTTTTTCGACCTTAATTATTTTTATCTTGGCAGCCGTTCGAAAAAAGGTTGATGTTTACGACAGCTTTATAGAAGGGGCTAAAGAAGGTTTCGACACCAGTATTAAACTTATTCCTTATTTACTGGCGATGTTGGTCGCTATTGGCGTCTTTCGTGCCAGTGGCGCATTAACACTAATTGTCGACAGTTTTAGGGAGTTAGTGATGTTTTTAGGGTTTGACACCCGTTTTGTTGATGCGATGCCTACCGCGTTAATGCAACCGTTAAGTGGCTCTGGTGCCAGAGCTATGATGATTGAAACGATGAAAACCCATGGTGCCGATTCTTTTGCCGGTCGATTAGCATCAATTTTTCAAGGATCAACAGAAACAACTTTTTATGTACTAGCCGTTTATTTTGGCTCTGTGGGAATTCGATATAGTCGACATGCCATTGCCTGTGGCTTACTTGCTGATTTAGCTGGGATTACTGCAGCAATAGCGGTTTGCTATTGGTTTTTTGGTTAA
- a CDS encoding GntR family transcriptional regulator: MALDNPTLQEPVTTADKVFYAILHAIVDGKIAAGSKISEPGLAKQYEISRSTLREALNRLEKCHLIERKANVGSRVVDCTIEGLLEIYVVREALEGMACREAAINMSDDEIAEMQDMLAQHANSQDLIDGVAYYQEEGDLDFHYKVILGSHNQQLINILCGQLYHLVRMYRIQFGMHSPRATRAFEEHSHIIQAICDRDGELAEILMRRHIAASRKNIEKKIALQNSATNK; encoded by the coding sequence ATGGCATTAGACAATCCAACCTTACAAGAACCAGTGACCACTGCAGACAAAGTTTTTTATGCCATACTTCATGCGATTGTCGATGGAAAAATAGCAGCAGGCAGCAAAATTAGTGAGCCCGGATTAGCTAAGCAATATGAAATCAGTCGCTCTACTTTGCGAGAAGCCCTCAATCGTTTAGAAAAATGTCATTTAATTGAGCGTAAAGCCAATGTTGGCTCAAGAGTTGTTGATTGCACCATCGAAGGCTTATTAGAAATATACGTGGTTCGTGAAGCGCTTGAAGGCATGGCTTGTCGAGAAGCGGCAATTAACATGAGCGATGATGAAATAGCCGAAATGCAAGATATGCTCGCTCAACACGCCAACTCACAAGACCTTATCGATGGTGTTGCTTATTATCAAGAAGAGGGCGACTTAGACTTTCACTATAAAGTGATTTTAGGTAGTCATAATCAACAATTAATCAATATTCTTTGCGGGCAGCTTTACCACTTAGTGCGTATGTATCGTATTCAATTTGGCATGCATAGCCCACGCGCAACCCGTGCCTTTGAAGAACATTCACATATTATCCAAGCGATTTGTGACCGAGATGGCGAACTTGCTGAAATTTTGATGAGACGTCATATTGCCGCATCAAGAAAAAATATCGAAAAGAAAATAGCGCTACAAAATAGCGCGACCAATAAATAA
- the prpB gene encoding methylisocitrate lyase codes for MSTQLSPGAKFRQALVNNKPLQVVGTINAYCAMMAEQLGHQAIYLSGGGVANASYGLPDLGMTSLNDVIADVQRITAASSLPLLVDIDTGWGGAFNIAKTIRDMEKAGAAAVHLEDQVAQKRCGHRPNKEIVSTQEMVDRIKAAVDARIDKDFFIMARTDAFAQEGLEAALERAKAYVAAGADGIFAEAVKTEEHYRAFTEALDVPVLANITEFGQTELWNKAQLGEWGCAMVLYPLSAFRAMNKAAESVYKTLLDDGDQKAEIDNMQTRMDLYDYLGYHDYEQKLDALFTEGKNK; via the coding sequence ATGTCTACGCAACTTTCACCTGGCGCTAAATTCCGTCAAGCACTAGTAAACAATAAACCTTTACAAGTAGTGGGTACTATCAACGCTTATTGCGCGATGATGGCTGAGCAATTAGGTCACCAAGCGATTTACCTTTCAGGTGGTGGTGTTGCCAATGCTTCATATGGTTTACCCGATTTAGGTATGACGTCATTAAATGATGTTATTGCTGACGTTCAGCGTATTACTGCTGCTTCAAGTTTGCCTTTGCTGGTTGATATAGATACCGGTTGGGGTGGCGCGTTTAATATCGCTAAAACTATTCGCGATATGGAAAAAGCAGGGGCAGCCGCGGTTCATCTTGAAGACCAAGTGGCACAGAAACGTTGTGGACATCGTCCAAATAAAGAAATTGTTTCAACCCAAGAAATGGTTGACCGTATTAAAGCCGCTGTAGATGCGCGTATTGATAAAGACTTCTTTATCATGGCTCGTACCGATGCTTTTGCTCAAGAAGGCTTAGAAGCTGCACTTGAAAGAGCTAAAGCTTATGTGGCAGCAGGGGCCGATGGTATTTTCGCCGAAGCAGTTAAAACAGAAGAACATTATCGGGCTTTTACCGAAGCGTTAGATGTGCCAGTGCTCGCTAATATTACCGAATTTGGCCAAACCGAATTGTGGAACAAAGCGCAACTAGGTGAGTGGGGTTGTGCGATGGTACTTTACCCATTATCAGCATTTCGTGCGATGAATAAAGCGGCTGAGTCGGTTTACAAAACCTTACTTGATGATGGTGACCAAAAAGCTGAAATCGACAATATGCAAACGCGTATGGATTTATACGATTACTTGGGTTACCACGACTACGAGCAAAAGCTTGATGCTTTGTTCACCGAAGGTAAAAATAAGTAA
- the prpC gene encoding bifunctional 2-methylcitrate synthase/citrate synthase, which translates to MSDVKVADKKIGGAGLRGQSAGETSLCTVGESGSGLTYCGYDIADLAENSTFEEVAYLLFHGELPNEKELATYKTELFAMRDLPQALKAVLKLIPKETHPMDVMRTGCSFLGNLEPENDFSEQNQAANRLLAAFPAIMCYWYKFSHDGVEIDCTSTEDSLGGHFLRLLNGESPSAQHQRVMDVSLILYAEHEFNASTFTARVCASTLSDMFSCVTGAIGTLRGPLHGGANEAAMDMIESFSSPSDAKEKMAGMLERKEKIMGFGHAIYRTSDPRNVIIKAWSEKLAAENGDTSLYDISVACEEFMWDTKKLFCNADFFHASTYSYMGIPTKLFTPIFVCSRVTGWSAHIMEQRSNNRIIRPSADYKGAKPRAVPPISER; encoded by the coding sequence ATGTCAGATGTAAAAGTAGCAGATAAAAAAATTGGTGGCGCAGGCTTACGTGGTCAAAGTGCGGGTGAAACTTCGCTTTGTACCGTTGGTGAGTCAGGCTCAGGTTTAACCTATTGTGGTTATGATATTGCTGATTTAGCTGAAAACAGTACCTTTGAAGAAGTTGCTTATTTACTCTTTCATGGTGAACTCCCTAATGAAAAAGAACTCGCCACTTATAAAACTGAGTTGTTTGCCATGCGCGACTTACCGCAAGCATTAAAAGCGGTATTAAAACTGATCCCAAAAGAAACTCATCCAATGGATGTTATGCGCACCGGTTGTTCATTTTTAGGTAATTTAGAGCCAGAAAATGATTTTAGCGAGCAAAATCAAGCAGCCAATCGCTTATTAGCCGCATTTCCTGCCATCATGTGTTACTGGTATAAATTCTCCCATGACGGTGTAGAAATTGACTGTACTTCAACCGAAGACTCTTTAGGCGGACATTTCTTGCGCTTACTAAATGGTGAAAGCCCATCAGCACAGCATCAACGTGTTATGGACGTATCATTAATTTTATATGCAGAACATGAGTTTAATGCTTCAACCTTCACGGCGCGTGTATGTGCTTCAACCTTGTCTGATATGTTTTCATGTGTCACCGGCGCTATTGGCACATTACGTGGTCCACTTCATGGTGGTGCTAACGAAGCCGCAATGGATATGATTGAATCATTCTCATCGCCAAGCGACGCTAAAGAAAAAATGGCGGGTATGCTTGAACGTAAAGAAAAAATTATGGGCTTTGGTCACGCAATTTACCGTACTTCAGACCCACGTAATGTCATTATTAAAGCATGGTCTGAAAAGTTAGCGGCTGAAAATGGGGATACGTCACTTTACGATATTTCAGTAGCCTGTGAAGAATTCATGTGGGATACCAAAAAGTTATTCTGTAACGCTGATTTTTTCCATGCTTCAACGTACAGCTACATGGGTATTCCCACTAAATTGTTTACCCCTATTTTTGTCTGTTCACGCGTAACAGGTTGGTCTGCTCACATTATGGAGCAACGTTCAAATAACCGTATTATTCGTCCAAGTGCTGACTACAAAGGCGCTAAGCCGAGAGCGGTTCCACCTATCAGCGAAAGGTAA
- the acnD gene encoding Fe/S-dependent 2-methylisocitrate dehydratase AcnD, with the protein MNYEHRKPLPGYKIGGINIDYFDTRGAVEAISAGSYAKLPYTSRVLAEQLVRRCSPETLTDSLKQLIERKQDLDFPWYPARVVCHDILGQTALVDLAGLRDAIAEQGGDPSKVNPVVPTQLIVDHSVAVEHAGFESDAFEKNRAIEDRRNEDRFHFIEWTKTAFKNVDVIPAGNGIMHQINLEKMSPVIQLRDGVAFPDTCVGTDSHTPHIDCLGVIAIGVGGLEAETVMLGRPSMMRLPDIIGVKLVGKRQPGITATDLVLAITEFLRNQKVVSSYLEFFGEGTKGLTIGDRATISNMTPEYGASAGMFYIDQQTIDYLKLTGREPEQVELVETYAKHTGLWADDLADVEYDRVIEFDLSSVGRNMAGPSNPHSRLPTSELSSKGIAKDLDACKAQEKAGEMPDGAVIIAAITSCTNTSNPRNVVAAGLVAKRANELGLLRKPWVKSSFAPGSKVAKLYLEEAGLLSEMEKMGFGIVGYACTTCNGMSGALDPKIQQEIIDRDLYSTAVLSGNRNFDGRIHPYAKQAFLASPPLVVAYAIAGTMRFDIEKDVLGQDQQGNDITLKDIWPTDEAIDAIVASCVKPEQFKKIYTPMFDLGAFEPAESPLYDWREMSTYIRRPPYWEGALAGERTMKGMRPLAVLGDNITTDHLSPSNAIQLDSAAGAYLDKMGLPEVDFNSYATHRGDHLTAQRATFANPKLLNEMCRDDKGDIKQGSLARIEPEGTESRMWEAIETYMERKQPLIIVAGADYGQGSSRDWAAKGVRLAGVEVIVAEGFERIHRTNLVGMGVLPLQFVNNETRHTYNIDGTETFDVAGNGEMSPGAEMNVLMTRTNGELLTIPVKCRLDTAEEVSVYNAGGVLQKFANDFLESNR; encoded by the coding sequence ATGAATTATGAACATCGCAAACCGTTGCCCGGTTATAAAATTGGCGGCATCAATATAGATTATTTTGATACTCGAGGGGCGGTTGAAGCAATAAGCGCCGGTAGTTACGCAAAACTACCTTATACCTCACGCGTATTAGCTGAACAATTGGTACGCCGTTGTTCACCTGAAACCTTAACAGATTCACTTAAGCAATTAATTGAGCGTAAGCAAGATCTTGATTTTCCATGGTATCCGGCACGTGTTGTTTGTCATGATATTTTAGGTCAAACGGCTTTGGTAGATTTAGCAGGACTGCGTGATGCGATTGCCGAGCAAGGTGGTGATCCTTCAAAAGTAAACCCGGTTGTACCGACGCAATTAATTGTTGATCATTCTGTTGCTGTTGAACATGCTGGTTTTGAAAGTGATGCGTTTGAAAAAAATCGTGCCATTGAAGATCGCCGTAACGAAGACCGTTTCCATTTTATTGAATGGACCAAAACAGCGTTTAAAAATGTTGATGTTATTCCTGCGGGTAATGGCATTATGCATCAAATCAATTTGGAAAAAATGTCACCGGTTATTCAACTCCGTGACGGTGTTGCTTTTCCTGATACTTGTGTTGGCACCGACAGCCATACCCCGCATATCGATTGCTTAGGTGTTATAGCTATTGGTGTCGGTGGTTTAGAAGCTGAAACTGTCATGTTAGGTCGCCCGTCGATGATGCGCTTACCTGATATTATTGGCGTAAAACTGGTGGGTAAACGCCAACCGGGTATTACGGCTACTGATTTGGTTTTAGCCATTACTGAATTTTTGCGTAATCAAAAAGTGGTATCAAGTTACTTAGAATTCTTTGGTGAAGGTACCAAAGGTTTAACTATAGGTGACCGCGCTACTATTTCGAACATGACACCTGAGTATGGCGCTTCAGCAGGAATGTTTTATATTGATCAACAAACCATTGATTATTTAAAACTGACCGGCCGTGAGCCAGAGCAAGTTGAACTGGTAGAAACCTATGCTAAACATACCGGTTTATGGGCTGATGACTTAGCTGACGTTGAATATGACCGCGTTATTGAGTTTGATTTATCATCAGTTGGTCGTAATATGGCTGGCCCGTCTAATCCGCACAGTCGTTTACCGACCAGCGAATTGTCGTCAAAAGGCATAGCGAAAGACCTTGATGCCTGTAAAGCACAAGAAAAAGCCGGAGAGATGCCAGATGGCGCGGTTATTATTGCCGCTATAACCAGTTGTACTAATACCTCGAACCCTCGCAACGTTGTGGCGGCAGGCTTAGTGGCTAAACGCGCTAACGAGCTTGGCTTATTGCGCAAACCTTGGGTTAAATCATCTTTTGCACCAGGTTCAAAAGTCGCGAAACTTTATTTAGAAGAAGCCGGTTTATTATCTGAAATGGAAAAAATGGGTTTTGGTATTGTCGGTTACGCTTGTACAACTTGTAACGGCATGTCGGGCGCGTTAGATCCAAAAATTCAACAAGAAATTATTGACCGTGATCTTTATTCAACGGCGGTTTTATCGGGTAATCGTAACTTTGATGGACGTATTCATCCGTATGCTAAACAAGCCTTTTTAGCTTCACCACCGTTAGTCGTTGCTTATGCTATTGCCGGTACGATGCGTTTCGATATTGAAAAAGATGTACTCGGACAAGACCAACAAGGTAATGATATTACCTTAAAAGATATTTGGCCAACTGACGAAGCTATAGATGCGATAGTTGCAAGCTGTGTTAAGCCAGAGCAGTTCAAGAAAATTTATACGCCGATGTTTGATTTAGGCGCTTTTGAGCCGGCTGAATCTCCGCTTTATGATTGGCGAGAAATGAGCACTTACATTCGTCGTCCACCCTATTGGGAAGGCGCCTTAGCGGGTGAACGTACCATGAAAGGTATGCGTCCGTTAGCGGTTTTAGGTGACAACATCACCACAGATCATTTATCACCCTCAAATGCTATTCAACTCGATAGTGCTGCAGGGGCTTATTTAGATAAAATGGGCTTACCCGAAGTCGACTTTAACTCTTATGCAACGCATCGCGGCGATCATTTAACCGCGCAACGAGCAACTTTTGCTAACCCTAAATTGTTAAATGAAATGTGTCGTGATGACAAGGGTGACATTAAACAAGGTTCACTGGCGCGTATAGAGCCAGAGGGCACTGAGTCACGCATGTGGGAAGCGATTGAAACCTACATGGAGCGTAAGCAACCGTTAATTATCGTTGCTGGCGCTGACTATGGTCAAGGTTCATCACGTGATTGGGCGGCTAAAGGTGTTCGTTTAGCTGGGGTTGAAGTGATCGTTGCCGAAGGTTTTGAGCGTATTCATCGTACTAACTTAGTGGGCATGGGCGTTTTACCTTTGCAGTTTGTTAATAACGAAACACGCCATACCTACAATATTGATGGTACCGAAACGTTTGATGTTGCAGGTAACGGTGAGATGTCACCGGGCGCTGAAATGAACGTGTTAATGACCCGTACCAACGGCGAATTATTAACGATACCAGTTAAGTGTCGTTTAGATACCGCCGAAGAAGTGTCAGTTTACAATGCGGGTGGCGTATTGCAAAAGTTTGCGAATGACTTCTTGGAGTCTAATAGATAA